A DNA window from Streptomyces parvus contains the following coding sequences:
- a CDS encoding ATP-binding cassette domain-containing protein, giving the protein MTLSPIARLTTVTQGYGSHRIIENLDLSVYPGVTGLLGPNGAGKTTLFQTLATITPPWSGDVELFGRPVNGERQARRARRRIGYLPQDFGFYPAFSIADFVRYCAWLREVPSKNADSMTREALGAVGLADRAQDRMKSLSGGMLRRAGIAAAIVGAPSLLLLDEPTVGLDPAQRLDFRELIRSLALAGTAVVLSTHLVEDVGAACDTVLVLHEGRVLHSSTPLQLAELADLAAPGDNPLERGYMTVLGGHRVNGGSTS; this is encoded by the coding sequence ATGACGCTCAGCCCTATCGCTCGACTCACTACTGTCACACAGGGTTACGGCAGCCACCGTATTATCGAGAATCTCGATCTCTCCGTTTACCCGGGTGTCACTGGACTACTGGGCCCTAACGGCGCGGGTAAGACCACGCTATTTCAAACCTTGGCTACGATCACGCCACCGTGGAGCGGGGATGTAGAGCTGTTCGGTCGGCCGGTCAACGGTGAACGGCAGGCTCGTCGAGCTCGCCGCCGCATCGGCTATCTGCCGCAAGACTTCGGGTTCTACCCGGCGTTCTCGATCGCAGATTTCGTCCGCTACTGCGCGTGGCTGCGGGAGGTGCCGTCCAAGAACGCCGACTCTATGACCAGGGAGGCACTAGGGGCAGTTGGTCTGGCCGATAGGGCGCAGGACCGGATGAAGTCCCTGTCCGGTGGCATGCTTCGCCGGGCCGGTATCGCAGCCGCTATCGTCGGGGCGCCCTCGCTACTCCTGCTGGACGAGCCAACTGTCGGTCTCGATCCCGCGCAGCGCCTCGATTTTCGTGAACTCATTCGTTCCCTCGCCCTCGCGGGAACAGCAGTTGTTCTGAGTACACATCTGGTCGAAGACGTCGGCGCAGCGTGTGACACCGTCCTCGTATTGCATGAGGGCCGCGTGCTGCACAGCAGCACACCGCTACAGCTGGCCGAGCTGGCGGACCTCGCCGCCCCCGGCGACAACCCTCTGGAGCGCGGGTACATGACGGTTCTCGGAGGCCACCGGGTCAACGGTGGGAGCACATCGTGA
- a CDS encoding ABC transporter permease: MNAYLIELRRSPLLTALPLLVVVDLVVLFGRSRYWIGVWPEASVAAQVVTMFLGPLLAAVSAWQAGRSSRSGMPETVLAAARPLWRIEAARLAASLTLGLAAYVIGCLTAAGFSLSEAGPGFLWPSYLLLGMATLVIFASVGHLAGRWWPSAAFTPIVCALGCFISVLASPIKFDVLAGPPDQHLQPLPVALRLLFALALAVLAVTAPPLRRSDERQMPRQKTAWHIRLVAVGSAVFSLIALVATSAAGELRVDRPAAAVEPLCGRAGKDSPEVCVWPEHRKYLPELTLMAQRLHQSGSWLKSPQSFHEFGLRRTDLGDRGFDIAEGHVRTAAIAMADGVFAKSLGRCSPPPEDKRVWQAMDNIRLWLEYRSMGQDPSVSDKGLHMQGVEAAQNEAARASRASESEQRKWLAKERSYILQDSAWCTADDQL; encoded by the coding sequence GTGAACGCCTATCTCATCGAGCTGCGCCGCTCTCCCCTTCTAACGGCCCTGCCACTCTTGGTCGTTGTGGATCTTGTCGTTCTCTTCGGCCGCTCCCGGTACTGGATCGGTGTCTGGCCTGAAGCGAGCGTGGCCGCCCAGGTTGTCACTATGTTTCTGGGGCCGCTGCTTGCTGCCGTCTCGGCGTGGCAGGCTGGTCGCTCGTCTCGTTCAGGCATGCCCGAAACGGTTCTCGCTGCGGCCAGGCCTCTCTGGCGGATCGAGGCAGCGCGGCTCGCCGCAAGCCTCACGCTCGGGCTCGCCGCATACGTGATCGGGTGTCTCACTGCCGCCGGGTTCTCCCTCAGCGAGGCGGGCCCCGGTTTCCTCTGGCCTTCCTACCTCCTCCTTGGGATGGCAACGCTGGTCATCTTCGCGTCTGTCGGGCACCTGGCCGGCCGGTGGTGGCCTTCCGCCGCATTCACTCCGATCGTGTGCGCGCTGGGCTGCTTCATCAGCGTGTTGGCCTCGCCTATCAAGTTCGACGTCCTGGCCGGCCCACCCGACCAGCACCTACAGCCTCTCCCCGTCGCTCTGCGGCTGCTTTTCGCGCTCGCCCTTGCGGTTCTGGCGGTGACAGCACCACCATTGCGCCGGTCCGACGAGCGCCAGATGCCGCGGCAGAAGACTGCCTGGCACATTCGTCTTGTCGCCGTCGGATCAGCCGTCTTTTCCCTGATCGCGCTGGTCGCAACATCGGCAGCAGGCGAACTCCGCGTCGACCGGCCCGCGGCAGCGGTGGAGCCTCTATGCGGGCGTGCTGGGAAGGACTCCCCGGAGGTATGCGTGTGGCCCGAGCACCGCAAGTACCTCCCCGAGCTGACTCTCATGGCGCAACGTTTGCACCAATCAGGGTCGTGGCTGAAGTCGCCGCAGTCGTTTCACGAGTTCGGGCTGCGGCGGACCGACCTGGGCGATCGAGGGTTCGACATCGCCGAGGGGCACGTCCGCACTGCGGCGATCGCCATGGCCGACGGAGTCTTCGCCAAGTCCCTGGGACGCTGCTCTCCCCCTCCCGAGGATAAGCGGGTCTGGCAGGCCATGGACAACATACGACTCTGGCTTGAATACCGCTCCATGGGCCAAGACCCGTCTGTATCCGACAAGGGGCTTCACATGCAGGGGGTAGAGGCTGCCCAGAATGAAGCAGCTCGCGCTTCACGGGCGTCGGAGTCCGAGCAGCGGAAATGGCTCGCTAAGGAGCGCAGCTACATCCTTCAAGATTCTGCCTGGTGCACCGCTGATGATCAGCTCTGA